Part of the Bacillus sp. THAF10 genome is shown below.
GAATGGAATGGCTTCTCGAACATGCTCAATTCCACTAATCCATGCCACTGTTCTTTCCAGGCCTAATCCAAAGCCAGAATGTGGGACAGAGCCATAACGGCGAAGCTCTAAGTACCAACCATAGCTTTCTGGGTCAAGATTGTGTTCTTTTAGACGTTCTTCCAAGAGTTTATAGTCGTGAATACGCTCAGAACCACCAATAATTTCACCATAGCCCTCTGGAGCGATAAGGTCAGCACAAAGCACTACATCATCGCGTTCTGGGTGAGGCTGCATATAAAACGGCTTAATTCCAACTGGATAATGTGTTATGAACACAGGCTTATCAAAGCTTTCTGCAATAGCTGTTTCATGAGGAGCACCAAAATCATCTCCCCACTCAATGTCATCAAAGCCTTTTTCTTTTAGGAATGTAATGGCATCATCGTAGCTAATTCTAGGGAATGGTGCTTGAATTTTTTCAAGCTTTGCTACATCTCGCTCTAGAATTCCTAATTCTAATTTACAGTTCTTCAATACGGATTGCACAATGTATGAAACATATTCTTCTTGAACCACTAAGTTGTCTTCAAATTCATAAAAAGCCATCTCCGGCTCAATCATCCAAAATTCAATTAAATGCCTTCTTGTTTTAGACTTTTCGGCACGGAAAGTTGGACCAAAAGAAAAAACTTTTCCTAATGCCATCGCAGCGGCTTCCATGTAAAGCTGTCCGCTTTGAGAAAGATAGGCATCTTCATCAAAGTATTTAGTTGCAAAAAGCTCAGAAGTACCTTCAGGCGCACTTCCTGTTAAAATTGGAGGATCCACCTTTGAGAAACCATTTTCATTAAAGTATTCGTAAGTTGCTCGAATTACTTCATTTCTAATTTTCATGATAGCATGTTGCTTCTTGGATCGTAACCATAAATGTCTGTTATCCATTAAGAATTCTGTACCATGGTTCTTTGGTGTGATTGGATATTCCACTGCTTCATGAATGATTTCCAGTCCTGTTACACCTAATTCGTACCCAAAAGGTGATCTTTCATCCTCACGTACCACACCTGTTACATAAACAGATGTTTCTTGTGTGACTGCTTTCGCTGCTTGAAACACAGCTTCATCCACTTCAGCCTTCACCACTACCCCTTGAATAAAACCTGAGCCATCACGTAATTGTAAAAAGGCTATCTTTCCACTTGAACGTTTGTTAGCAATCCATGCACCAATGGTCACGTGCTCGCCAACAAATTTATGTACTTCTGAAATCGTTGTTTTCACTACTTTATTCCCTCCAACATTATTCTAATCGTTATATAAGACACCATCTTATGTACATAACAACTATTATACAAGCCTGATTAATGGTAAGCAAACACTTTTCTAAAGATAGAATTGCCCTTGTGCCTATCACAAGGGCAATTGTTATATTATTTGGTAACTACTTTAGCCATATAATTTTGAATGCGATCAACTGCTTTTTCAAGTAAATCTAAACTCGTTGCATAGGACAGTCTAACATAGTCATTTGCACCAAAGCCGGAACCAGGAACAAGTGCCACTTTTTCTTCTTCCAGTAACGCTTTTACAAAGCTGTCAACATCTTGGAAGCCAGCCATTTTTGCTGCTTCTATCGCTTTAGGGAAAAGATAGAAGGCACCTTGAGGCTTTAAGCAACGGAAACCAGGGATACGATTTAGCTTTTCAAAGATGATATTTAATCGTTCTTCAAACGCTTGTCTCATCATTTCTACATCGTCTTGTGGTCCTTGATATGCTGCAATGGTCGCATATTGGGAGATGGAAGTTGGGTTGGAGGTACTATGACTAGCAAGATTCGTCATCGCACTAATAATTTTTTGGTTCCCAACCGCATAACCAATTCTCCATCCTGTCATGGAATGTGATTTTGAAACTCCATTAATGATGATGGTTTGTTCCTTTAACTCAGGAGAAAGTTCCGCAATCGACACATGCTTGTTTCCATCATAAAGTAGCTTTTCATAAATTTCGTCTGATACAATTAGGATATCATGCTCTAAGCAAACTTTTCCGATTTCCTCTAGTTCATCTCTTGTATAAATCATTCCAGTAGGATTACTTGGTGAGTTTAAAATCAGTGCTTTTGTTTTGGATGTGATCGTTTGCTTCAATTGTTCTGGGGTTATTTTAAAATGATTTGTCTCTTTCCCTTCTACATAAACAGGTGTTCCTTCAGCAAGCTTAACTTGCTCAGGATAGCTTACCCAATATGGTGTGGGAATGATGACCTCATCGCCTTCATCCAATAGCACTTGAAATAAGGTATACAGTGCATGTTTGGCCCCAATGCATACGATAACCTCATTTGGCTTATAGGAAATTCCTTGATCTGTTTCAAGCTTTTTCATGATTTCCTTCTTTAATGCAGGAAGCCCGCCAGATGGAGTGTACTTTGTGTATCCTTTCTCCATTGCTTCCTTTGCAGCATGTAGAATATGTGCGGGTGTATTAAAGTCAGGTTCTCCAGCACCTAAGCCGATAACATCATGTCCTGCATCCTTTAATTCTTTTGCTTTAGCTGTAATTTCCAATGTGGTGGATGGTGATAAAGTTGATACTCTTTTGGCTAATTTCATTGTTTTTCCTCCTGCTACCATTAAAAAATAATGCGTTGAAAATATTCTCCATTTTCATACTTAATATAGTAAAGGTTATATTGGTTTTGTGTATCCTTAAATTTTATCTCCCACAATGGCGTATTCTTCTCCATCGCCAATGTAATGGAAATTATTTCTTGTGGATCTCTGTCTGTTTCGAGATAGTTTAATACCTCTTCTTTTGCAATACCATTTTTCTCTA
Proteins encoded:
- the asnS gene encoding asparagine--tRNA ligase produces the protein MKTTISEVHKFVGEHVTIGAWIANKRSSGKIAFLQLRDGSGFIQGVVVKAEVDEAVFQAAKAVTQETSVYVTGVVREDERSPFGYELGVTGLEIIHEAVEYPITPKNHGTEFLMDNRHLWLRSKKQHAIMKIRNEVIRATYEYFNENGFSKVDPPILTGSAPEGTSELFATKYFDEDAYLSQSGQLYMEAAAMALGKVFSFGPTFRAEKSKTRRHLIEFWMIEPEMAFYEFEDNLVVQEEYVSYIVQSVLKNCKLELGILERDVAKLEKIQAPFPRISYDDAITFLKEKGFDDIEWGDDFGAPHETAIAESFDKPVFITHYPVGIKPFYMQPHPERDDVVLCADLIAPEGYGEIIGGSERIHDYKLLEERLKEHNLDPESYGWYLELRRYGSVPHSGFGLGLERTVAWISGIEHVREAIPFPRLLNRLYP
- a CDS encoding pyridoxal phosphate-dependent aminotransferase translates to MKLAKRVSTLSPSTTLEITAKAKELKDAGHDVIGLGAGEPDFNTPAHILHAAKEAMEKGYTKYTPSGGLPALKKEIMKKLETDQGISYKPNEVIVCIGAKHALYTLFQVLLDEGDEVIIPTPYWVSYPEQVKLAEGTPVYVEGKETNHFKITPEQLKQTITSKTKALILNSPSNPTGMIYTRDELEEIGKVCLEHDILIVSDEIYEKLLYDGNKHVSIAELSPELKEQTIIINGVSKSHSMTGWRIGYAVGNQKIISAMTNLASHSTSNPTSISQYATIAAYQGPQDDVEMMRQAFEERLNIIFEKLNRIPGFRCLKPQGAFYLFPKAIEAAKMAGFQDVDSFVKALLEEEKVALVPGSGFGANDYVRLSYATSLDLLEKAVDRIQNYMAKVVTK